A single genomic interval of Chitinophaga sp. 180180018-3 harbors:
- a CDS encoding ATP-binding protein, translated as MNIKEYFEYHIGKPEGPQLEYKATPIPSHTIAQILASFANSEGGGLVFGIRMIPIDKKNIEGLSTDFNMKGMVQKAVGLMEPQPTVFSDYFDHQGKLLFGIIVEKSNTPVLVGGQTYQRIHDRTMNVSSPGYAGRPTMNYREFNDVFTLLENERKVATSSKKRFLDHYNSTLSLYQPLLQAYYPADITAKVTTQQGKVFNRILFASCVDNFETYLSSLLYEIYLAIPNTLKSGESLVKVADVLACSDIEEIIQMVAANRVRTLQKGSVKGFIKDNEQIRILEAINDTQIKEIERILQIRHLYTHRNGIVDEGFLVYFRGEFQLNEEHQLSLEQMLIKLEYLVNIVSVIDGKAVAKYGLSTQDPA; from the coding sequence ATGAACATCAAAGAATATTTTGAATATCATATAGGCAAACCAGAAGGGCCACAGTTGGAATATAAAGCTACTCCAATTCCATCACACACTATTGCACAGATATTAGCCAGTTTTGCCAATTCAGAAGGAGGAGGATTGGTTTTCGGTATTCGGATGATACCTATCGACAAAAAAAACATAGAGGGCCTTAGCACGGATTTTAACATGAAAGGCATGGTTCAGAAAGCCGTAGGATTAATGGAACCACAACCTACGGTTTTTAGTGACTACTTTGATCATCAGGGGAAATTGCTTTTTGGTATTATCGTCGAAAAAAGTAACACCCCAGTACTCGTTGGCGGTCAGACGTATCAAAGGATACATGATAGAACAATGAATGTCAGCAGTCCTGGATACGCTGGCAGACCTACCATGAACTACCGTGAGTTCAATGATGTATTTACCCTTCTTGAAAACGAGCGAAAGGTTGCCACCAGTTCCAAAAAACGCTTTCTTGATCACTATAACAGTACACTTAGTCTATACCAACCTCTGCTTCAAGCATATTATCCCGCTGATATTACAGCCAAAGTGACAACACAACAGGGAAAGGTATTCAATAGAATTTTGTTTGCATCCTGCGTGGATAATTTTGAAACATATCTTTCCTCGCTGCTTTATGAGATTTACCTGGCTATCCCTAATACTCTAAAGAGTGGCGAATCCCTCGTGAAGGTGGCAGACGTACTGGCATGTTCAGATATCGAGGAGATAATCCAAATGGTTGCCGCCAACAGAGTAAGAACGCTACAAAAGGGCAGTGTAAAAGGCTTTATCAAGGACAATGAGCAAATCCGAATCCTAGAAGCCATAAATGACACCCAAATAAAAGAGATCGAAAGAATACTGCAAATTCGTCACCTTTATACCCATAGGAATGGTATCGTAGACGAAGGCTTTCTGGTCTACTTCCGGGGGGAGTTTCAATTGAATGAAGAGCATCAGCTTTCATTGGAACAAATGCTTATTAAACTAGAATACCTCGTAAACATAGTTTCTGTAATTGATGGAAAGGCAGTGGCGAAATATGGGCTTTCTACCCAAGACCCCGCCTAA
- a CDS encoding caspase family protein, with protein sequence MSDPRELITHKKLAIIIAIENYRKGITSINPVKYARNDAERFKQILIDDFGYLESEIKLLLDHDAVKSALENDIPYEIMNLTSEYQLVFYYAGHGFYKDGDNKLTCWDSHPSNLSGTCVSLDEILFTPLSKSDCKKSLIFLDCCSSELKDSFGARDVLSDLAPHEFEHFIQPDDYHAVFMSCSPGQKSHSCDILKHGIWTWHLTQALSGKEDAAIINDFFITDASLQNYLSHAVPAYITKETDIRSTQRPYAKIHAKNNFLIRKLSKDITAFDSSLPDLRLNYSKAIFRKIDSERIKDAPGFRKGHSVPKWKNATSIKFVQELFAKDVENDIQSVYDGAKKILNLRGAEIDQNASIDGGYIKCEYFRYYLDIDLDEDDLSKAKMTRQLELRVPRKRLPNNFDSIFDMYLDELIIPIIGDIKFSDVLNQFENLAEQYGGSVKDRRAKGTVEYLTDRATSITINTEENELIITHYSPLRSLALIDKSMEDLKMISSHKIKFLGE encoded by the coding sequence ATGTCAGATCCTAGGGAATTAATTACTCACAAGAAACTTGCAATTATAATCGCAATTGAAAATTATCGAAAAGGTATTACAAGTATTAACCCGGTTAAATATGCCAGAAATGATGCTGAACGATTTAAGCAAATTTTGATCGATGATTTCGGCTATCTGGAAAGTGAAATAAAACTTCTGCTTGATCACGATGCGGTAAAATCTGCCCTTGAGAATGATATTCCTTATGAGATTATGAATCTGACTTCAGAATATCAGCTTGTTTTTTACTATGCTGGACATGGGTTTTATAAGGATGGGGATAATAAACTCACGTGCTGGGATTCACATCCGTCTAATCTTAGTGGAACGTGTGTTTCTTTAGACGAGATTTTGTTTACCCCTCTATCAAAAAGTGATTGCAAAAAGAGCCTAATATTCTTGGATTGCTGCTCATCTGAGTTAAAAGATTCTTTTGGAGCTCGCGATGTACTTTCAGATTTGGCCCCTCATGAGTTTGAGCACTTTATTCAACCAGATGATTATCATGCTGTATTCATGTCTTGTTCTCCTGGCCAAAAATCTCATTCATGTGATATTCTCAAGCACGGCATTTGGACTTGGCATTTGACGCAGGCCCTTTCTGGAAAGGAGGATGCTGCGATAATCAATGATTTTTTCATTACTGATGCTTCGTTACAGAATTATCTTAGCCATGCAGTTCCCGCATATATAACTAAGGAAACCGATATTCGTAGTACGCAGCGCCCATATGCAAAAATTCATGCTAAGAACAATTTTCTAATCCGAAAACTTTCAAAGGATATCACTGCATTTGACAGCAGTTTACCTGATCTTAGATTAAACTATTCTAAGGCAATATTTCGAAAAATCGACAGTGAAAGGATAAAGGATGCGCCTGGTTTTCGAAAAGGACATTCTGTTCCAAAATGGAAAAATGCTACATCGATTAAATTCGTACAAGAACTATTTGCAAAGGATGTTGAAAATGATATTCAATCAGTTTATGATGGTGCAAAAAAGATATTGAATTTACGCGGCGCTGAAATTGATCAAAATGCTTCCATTGACGGAGGGTATATTAAATGTGAGTATTTTCGTTACTATTTGGATATAGATTTAGATGAAGACGATCTGTCAAAAGCCAAAATGACTCGTCAATTAGAGCTTAGAGTCCCAAGAAAAAGGCTGCCTAACAATTTTGACTCAATATTTGACATGTACCTTGATGAATTAATAATTCCAATAATTGGAGATATTAAATTTTCAGACGTACTTAATCAATTTGAAAATTTAGCGGAACAGTATGGCGGTAGTGTCAAAGACCGGCGAGCTAAGGGAACTGTAGAGTATCTCACAGATAGAGCAACATCTATTACAATTAATACAGAAGAAAATGAACTAATAATTACACATTATAGCCCTTTGCGTAGTTTAGCACTCATAGATAAATCCATGGAAGATCTTAAAATGATTAGTTCTCATAAAATAAAATTCTTAGGCGAATAA
- the mobC gene encoding conjugal transfer protein MobC, producing MRTGENDQGLRKILDMTRLISISVLIIHFYYYCYSGFHTWQLTADITDRLLENIAKTGLFSYFHKSKLIALGFLGITLLGAQGRKDEKIQYRTAVIYMVSGLLFYFTSYYSFLIPVTTQLRTVIYIGTTGTGYILILTGGTLLSRVLKLKINRRDIFNQEGQSFPQEERLISNEFSINLPATYKLKKQTRKSHINLVNPARGVLLAGQPGSGKTWYILENIIKQQIEKGYTMFIHDWKYPDLTLIAYNHFLKYKHRYKVIPGFNAILFEDLTRSGRCNPLEPSGMADITDAGESARTILLGLNRNWIQRGGDFFVESPIIFLTAIIWYLRKYQDGKFCTLPHVVELIQVEYSKLFTILRCAQSEIQPLISPFITALENDVMEQLEGQIASAKIAMARLSSPELYFVLSGNDFNLDINNPQAPQILCMGNNPQKQTVYGAVLSLYINRLIKQINKKGKLKCAVNFEEFPTLTVNGIDALVGTGRSNLIATTLVVQNLDQVRKDYSREMADVLMNLCGNIICGQVSGDTAKQMSERIGKIMQDRSSVSVNSSDTSVSHSQQLEFAVPASTISGLSAGEFVGVVADTPDQVIPQKVFHCKVTNDPVTIKRNQERYKDLPLVRSLDNNIVQNNFLQIKLDVQDIVSAELDRIINDPVLSHLLIKK from the coding sequence ATGCGTACAGGAGAAAACGACCAGGGATTAAGGAAGATCCTGGACATGACCCGATTGATCAGCATATCTGTACTGATTATTCACTTTTATTACTATTGCTATTCAGGGTTTCATACATGGCAGCTGACAGCAGATATTACAGACCGATTGTTGGAGAATATCGCCAAGACGGGGCTGTTTTCCTATTTCCATAAATCCAAGTTAATCGCCCTGGGATTCCTCGGCATCACACTGCTGGGCGCCCAGGGGAGGAAGGATGAAAAGATACAGTATAGAACGGCGGTGATTTATATGGTTTCCGGCCTGTTGTTCTATTTTACTAGCTATTATAGTTTTCTGATACCGGTTACAACACAACTACGCACCGTTATTTACATTGGAACCACCGGAACTGGATACATCCTGATACTTACAGGCGGCACTTTACTGTCCCGTGTTCTGAAGCTAAAAATTAACCGCCGCGATATCTTCAACCAGGAAGGCCAGAGCTTCCCACAGGAAGAGCGGTTAATCAGCAATGAGTTCTCCATAAACCTGCCTGCTACATATAAACTAAAAAAGCAAACACGCAAAAGCCATATAAACCTGGTCAATCCCGCTAGGGGTGTACTTTTGGCTGGCCAACCAGGGAGTGGAAAAACCTGGTATATCCTGGAGAATATAATCAAACAACAGATAGAGAAGGGCTACACCATGTTTATTCATGATTGGAAGTACCCGGACCTTACCCTTATAGCCTATAACCATTTCCTGAAATACAAACATAGGTATAAGGTTATTCCAGGTTTTAATGCGATTCTTTTTGAAGACCTGACCCGATCTGGAAGATGCAACCCATTGGAGCCAAGTGGGATGGCAGACATTACAGATGCAGGGGAAAGCGCGAGGACAATCCTCTTGGGACTCAATCGTAACTGGATTCAACGCGGAGGTGATTTTTTCGTGGAATCTCCGATTATTTTTCTGACAGCCATTATCTGGTATCTCAGAAAATATCAGGATGGTAAATTCTGTACGTTGCCTCACGTCGTGGAACTCATTCAAGTTGAATACTCCAAGCTGTTCACTATTCTACGATGCGCACAAAGCGAAATTCAGCCATTGATAAGTCCGTTCATAACGGCGTTAGAAAATGATGTTATGGAGCAGCTTGAAGGCCAGATCGCCAGCGCGAAAATTGCAATGGCTCGCCTGTCTTCTCCTGAACTGTATTTCGTGCTTTCCGGAAATGATTTCAATCTGGATATTAACAACCCACAAGCCCCGCAGATCCTCTGCATGGGGAACAACCCGCAAAAACAAACTGTGTATGGTGCTGTTCTTTCTTTATATATCAACAGACTGATAAAACAAATCAATAAAAAAGGTAAACTCAAGTGTGCAGTGAATTTCGAGGAGTTTCCCACCCTGACGGTAAATGGTATTGATGCCTTGGTCGGTACTGGTAGATCCAATCTTATAGCAACCACATTAGTAGTCCAGAACCTCGATCAGGTAAGGAAGGACTATTCCCGTGAGATGGCAGATGTGTTGATGAATTTATGTGGAAACATCATCTGTGGGCAGGTAAGCGGGGATACTGCCAAGCAGATGAGCGAGAGGATAGGGAAGATAATGCAGGACCGCTCCAGTGTATCAGTTAACAGCTCTGATACTTCGGTCAGCCATTCCCAACAGCTGGAGTTTGCAGTACCGGCATCTACGATATCCGGGCTTTCAGCCGGGGAATTTGTGGGTGTGGTCGCGGATACGCCGGACCAGGTAATCCCACAAAAAGTATTTCACTGTAAAGTAACGAATGACCCTGTTACCATTAAGAGAAATCAGGAGAGGTATAAAGATCTTCCGCTGGTTCGTAGCCTTGATAACAATATTGTTCAAAACAACTTTCTTCAGATTAAACTGGACGTTCAGGATATTGTATCAGCCGAGCTCGACAGAATAATAAATGATCCAGTATTATCGCACTTACTAATTAAAAAATAG
- a CDS encoding AraC family transcriptional regulator yields MTEVLSIAEGSAKREIQLTDEETSRILQIRKLLGENLHKHYRIKDLSRMVYINEYKLKRGFQQVVGASIFDYQLNRRMQEAQMHLSNTEMSLEEIAEATGYQYLSSFISAFRHHFGLTPSVFRKQWRR; encoded by the coding sequence ATGACGGAAGTACTTTCGATAGCTGAAGGCAGTGCCAAACGTGAAATCCAGCTGACTGATGAAGAGACCAGCCGGATACTCCAGATCCGTAAACTACTGGGAGAAAACCTCCATAAGCATTACCGGATAAAGGATCTGTCCCGAATGGTCTATATTAATGAGTATAAGTTAAAACGGGGCTTTCAGCAGGTGGTTGGGGCTAGTATTTTCGATTATCAGCTTAACCGTCGGATGCAGGAAGCACAGATGCACCTTTCCAATACTGAAATGTCGCTGGAGGAAATAGCAGAGGCAACCGGGTATCAATATCTGTCTAGTTTTATCAGCGCATTCCGGCACCACTTTGGGCTCACACCATCCGTATTCCGTAAACAATGGCGGCGATAA
- a CDS encoding relaxase/mobilization nuclease domain-containing protein, translated as MVAKIKFPGSILRVLNYNENKVKEGCATLIHAGNFLQDKEEMNFYDKLERFQHQNALNERIKTKILHISLNFHPTEKFPPEKLVTIAEDYMKRIGFSGQPFLIYEHYDAGHPHIHIITTSIKADGTPIRLHNIGKYKSEPARKAIEAQYGLVRAESQKELLKDVHPVNAQKIIYGKTETKRSIINVLDAVIKKYKYSSLPELNAILRLYNITADRGKEDSRAFQKGGLVYRVLDEQGNKVGVPIKASSIYSKPTLAHLEQQFQENQPQKEPHAKKIKTAIDWALAGQRQLSISQLVTTLEKEGISTVRRQNAAGQLYGITFVDHQTKCVFNGSTLGKQYSAGGLQQRCATNTQTPFAQAPELKPDILSTDNQMKSDGPVLTGSFQRDQISIPQATGPGGIASAVPGIIEQLLQPEYNFEAPEQRRKKKRRKRPSDND; from the coding sequence ATGGTCGCAAAAATAAAATTTCCCGGAAGTATTCTCCGTGTACTCAATTACAATGAGAATAAGGTCAAAGAAGGTTGTGCTACGCTGATTCATGCTGGTAATTTCCTCCAGGATAAAGAGGAAATGAACTTCTATGATAAATTGGAAAGATTTCAGCATCAAAATGCCCTGAATGAGCGGATAAAAACCAAGATCCTGCATATTTCCCTGAACTTTCACCCCACAGAGAAGTTCCCGCCTGAAAAGCTGGTCACCATCGCAGAGGACTATATGAAACGTATTGGTTTTTCCGGCCAGCCATTCCTGATATATGAACACTATGATGCGGGGCACCCGCATATCCACATTATCACAACTTCCATCAAGGCTGATGGTACGCCAATCCGACTGCATAATATTGGCAAATACAAATCAGAACCTGCACGGAAGGCTATTGAGGCGCAATACGGGCTGGTACGCGCAGAAAGTCAGAAGGAGCTATTAAAAGACGTTCATCCTGTAAACGCACAAAAAATTATCTATGGTAAAACGGAAACTAAGCGCAGCATCATCAATGTACTCGATGCCGTAATCAAAAAGTACAAATATAGCTCTCTCCCAGAGCTGAATGCTATCCTCCGGCTTTATAACATCACCGCCGACAGAGGGAAAGAAGATTCCCGCGCCTTTCAGAAAGGCGGCCTTGTCTATCGTGTCCTGGATGAACAAGGTAACAAAGTAGGGGTCCCCATTAAAGCCAGTTCCATCTATAGTAAACCAACACTGGCCCATCTGGAGCAACAGTTTCAGGAAAATCAGCCACAAAAAGAGCCTCACGCTAAAAAGATAAAAACTGCAATAGACTGGGCATTAGCTGGGCAACGCCAGCTGTCTATATCCCAGCTGGTAACCACCCTGGAAAAAGAAGGTATTTCCACAGTCAGACGGCAGAACGCTGCCGGCCAGCTATACGGGATCACGTTTGTTGATCATCAGACTAAATGTGTGTTCAACGGGAGTACGCTAGGCAAGCAATACAGCGCCGGCGGCCTGCAACAACGATGCGCCACCAATACACAAACGCCATTCGCACAAGCTCCAGAGCTAAAACCTGATATCCTTTCTACAGATAATCAGATGAAATCAGATGGTCCAGTATTGACAGGCTCATTTCAACGGGATCAAATATCTATACCACAGGCCACTGGACCAGGGGGAATAGCTTCCGCGGTCCCTGGTATTATTGAACAGTTGCTCCAGCCGGAGTATAATTTTGAAGCTCCCGAGCAACGCCGAAAGAAAAAAAGGCGGAAACGCCCATCAGATAACGATTAG
- a CDS encoding plasmid mobilization relaxosome protein MobC gives MDTKERKWISIRVKPEEYKQIFQLYKATTCRKLSQYIRAVLLQKPVTVKLRNQSADDLLAALIALKNELSAIGNNYNQAVKKLHTLREQPEYLTWIVSNEKQQQELLQKVSEINQRMNQIYRQWSQK, from the coding sequence ATGGATACGAAGGAAAGAAAATGGATCAGCATACGGGTGAAGCCGGAAGAATATAAGCAGATTTTTCAGCTATACAAAGCCACCACATGCCGGAAGTTGAGCCAGTATATCAGGGCTGTTTTACTTCAAAAGCCGGTTACTGTAAAGCTCCGCAATCAATCTGCCGATGACCTTTTGGCAGCACTGATCGCATTGAAAAATGAATTGAGCGCCATCGGAAACAATTATAACCAGGCTGTTAAAAAGCTTCATACCCTACGAGAACAACCGGAATATCTTACCTGGATAGTTTCCAATGAAAAGCAGCAACAGGAACTATTACAAAAGGTATCGGAAATCAATCAACGAATGAACCAAATCTATCGGCAATGGTCGCAAAAATAA
- a CDS encoding DUF932 domain-containing protein: MAHNIFFNEQTGKHSFFSVQEKAWHGLGQIVESHPTSAEAIQFAGLDYTVEKRPLFTYDNSNFANSKKDEENEGNIIIPEIDVPNYFATVRTDNETVLGVVGREYEVVQNVDAFAFFDSIVDGDGIFYETAGALGQGERIFITAKLPSYIRVGNDDLIEQYLFLTTSHNGMGSITAAFTPIRIVCNNTLNAAMRNHSNSVKIRHTTNAKDKLTEAHKVMGIANKLSIQMEDIFNQWAKVRITDPEVKKLIQLAMVPNKEVLHNITAGKMDELSTTFTNIVDRVYEYAMSDSTQQTDTTRGTLFGAYNAVSGYFQNVRTYKTQELKLNSIMNGTGQQRTQSAFNLCQSFATKGTEGLIFN, translated from the coding sequence ATGGCACATAATATTTTTTTTAACGAACAAACAGGCAAACATAGTTTCTTTTCAGTACAAGAAAAAGCGTGGCACGGCTTAGGACAGATAGTTGAAAGTCATCCTACAAGTGCAGAAGCCATTCAGTTTGCGGGCCTGGACTACACTGTGGAAAAACGCCCTCTGTTCACGTATGATAATTCAAATTTTGCCAACAGTAAAAAGGACGAAGAAAACGAAGGTAATATCATCATCCCGGAAATTGATGTTCCGAACTACTTTGCAACAGTCCGCACAGATAACGAAACTGTATTAGGTGTTGTAGGCCGGGAGTACGAAGTGGTACAAAATGTTGATGCCTTTGCCTTTTTTGATTCTATTGTAGATGGTGACGGTATTTTTTACGAAACTGCTGGGGCCTTGGGTCAGGGAGAACGTATATTTATAACTGCAAAACTCCCGTCTTATATCCGGGTCGGAAACGATGATCTGATAGAGCAATATCTTTTCTTAACCACCAGCCATAACGGTATGGGTAGCATTACCGCCGCCTTTACACCTATCAGAATAGTTTGTAACAATACCTTAAATGCGGCCATGCGTAACCATTCCAATAGTGTGAAGATTCGCCACACGACCAACGCAAAGGACAAACTGACGGAGGCCCACAAGGTGATGGGCATTGCTAATAAATTATCTATTCAGATGGAGGATATTTTTAACCAGTGGGCAAAAGTGAGAATTACCGACCCTGAAGTAAAAAAACTCATTCAGCTAGCGATGGTGCCTAATAAAGAAGTTTTGCACAACATTACCGCCGGAAAAATGGACGAACTTTCTACCACCTTTACCAATATCGTTGATCGTGTATATGAGTATGCAATGAGCGATAGCACGCAACAGACAGACACCACGCGCGGCACCCTCTTTGGTGCGTACAATGCGGTTAGCGGCTATTTTCAGAACGTGCGTACCTATAAAACACAGGAGCTGAAGTTAAACTCCATTATGAACGGTACAGGGCAGCAGCGTACACAGTCCGCCTTTAATCTTTGCCAATCCTTTGCCACTAAAGGAACAGAAGGACTAATCTTTAACTAA